A portion of the Achromobacter sp. MFA1 R4 genome contains these proteins:
- a CDS encoding thiamine pyrophosphate-binding protein, with translation MSKTATLAPAAPKPSFWRRWRFHLSALLLIVPIVYVPKYFENLALSRGLMGLGQRPAGDVQVGPWKLQFAEWKVEPPKSDPAGMVKTFTMAQCAGCQDQIRAVYLRVGKPRSLRAAGSIFFGSPHRAFATVPIPPRTAPDADLWITAEGWDGSVHQAPWPIATASPATVEWLKKQGASR, from the coding sequence GAGCAAGACCGCTACCCTGGCTCCGGCCGCTCCCAAGCCCAGCTTCTGGCGCCGCTGGCGCTTCCACCTGAGCGCGCTGCTGCTCATCGTGCCCATCGTGTACGTCCCGAAGTACTTCGAGAACCTGGCGCTGTCGCGCGGGCTGATGGGCCTGGGCCAGCGGCCCGCCGGCGACGTGCAGGTCGGTCCCTGGAAACTGCAGTTCGCCGAATGGAAGGTCGAACCGCCCAAGTCCGATCCGGCCGGCATGGTCAAGACCTTCACGATGGCCCAATGCGCCGGCTGCCAGGACCAGATCCGCGCGGTCTACCTGCGCGTGGGAAAGCCGCGCAGCCTGCGCGCCGCCGGTTCGATCTTCTTTGGCAGTCCCCACCGGGCCTTCGCCACCGTGCCGATTCCGCCGCGCACCGCCCCGGACGCCGATCTCTGGATCACGGCGGAAGGCTGGGACGGCTCGGTGCATCAGGCGCCCTGGCCCATTGCCACGGCCTCCCCCGCCACGGTCGAGTGGCTGAAGAAACAAGGAGCATCCCGATGA
- a CDS encoding metal ABC transporter solute-binding protein, Zn/Mn family yields the protein MSAFSSLSLILRRCAAPLAALALLAGALSAPAHADEAKRLKIGVTLHPYYSYVANIVGDKADVVPLIPVGFNPHAYEPRAEDIKRIGTLDVVVLNGIGHDDFADRMIAASEKPKIPVIEANAQVPLLAAVGMAARGGDSGKVVNPHTFLSITASIAQINTIARELGRIDPANAQAYTANARAYGQRLRKLRADALGQLAKAPNADLRVATIHGAYDYLLREFGLEVTAVVEPAHGIEPSPAQLKGTIEQLRAADVKVIFSELNFPSSYVETIQRETGVKLYALSHISYGEYSPEQFEKEMKQNLATVVRAIEEAGA from the coding sequence ATGTCTGCCTTTTCGTCTTTGTCCCTGATCCTGCGCCGCTGCGCCGCGCCGCTGGCCGCGCTGGCACTGCTGGCCGGCGCGCTGTCCGCGCCCGCCCACGCCGACGAGGCCAAGCGCCTGAAGATCGGCGTGACGCTGCATCCCTATTACAGCTACGTCGCGAACATCGTCGGCGACAAGGCCGACGTGGTGCCGCTGATTCCGGTGGGCTTCAATCCCCACGCCTACGAGCCGCGCGCCGAGGACATCAAGCGCATCGGGACGCTGGACGTGGTGGTGCTCAATGGCATCGGCCACGATGACTTCGCCGACCGCATGATCGCCGCCAGCGAAAAGCCGAAGATCCCGGTGATCGAAGCGAACGCGCAGGTGCCGCTGCTGGCCGCGGTGGGCATGGCCGCGCGGGGCGGCGATTCGGGCAAGGTCGTCAATCCGCACACGTTCCTGTCGATCACCGCCTCGATCGCGCAGATCAACACCATCGCCCGCGAACTGGGCCGCATCGATCCGGCCAATGCGCAGGCCTACACCGCCAATGCGCGCGCCTACGGCCAGCGCCTGCGCAAGCTGCGCGCCGACGCGCTGGGCCAGCTTGCCAAGGCGCCCAACGCGGACCTGCGCGTCGCGACCATCCACGGCGCCTACGATTACCTGCTGCGCGAGTTCGGGCTGGAGGTGACGGCCGTGGTCGAACCGGCGCACGGCATCGAGCCCAGCCCCGCGCAGCTCAAGGGCACCATCGAGCAACTGCGCGCCGCGGACGTCAAGGTGATTTTCTCGGAACTGAACTTCCCCTCCTCGTACGTGGAGACAATCCAGCGCGAGACCGGCGTGAAGCTCTATGCGCTGTCTCACATTTCGTACGGCGAATACAGCCCCGAGCAGTTTGAAAAGGAAATGAAGCAGAACCTGGCCACCGTGGTGCGCGCCATCGAAGAGGCCGGCGCGTGA
- a CDS encoding DUF6162 family protein, which produces MHTQVIRPAGAGHETLAVLGACLAIVAAAAGYIGLREAPPETAALAATQIDARRELTPAEQGIYADLRVAYDEIAFAVQAGEPLPSVADLAAQGLPPFVADNSTAARGGHAWRLQRQAGHAMYLGQTADAALAGSFLLRAQGAGAKDDHDHGHDHGKAADAQPDVWLARDAAARLPDPADDAALAAAGWRQVVAQFDAGVTRQNKP; this is translated from the coding sequence ATGCACACCCAAGTCATCCGCCCCGCGGGCGCCGGACACGAAACGCTCGCGGTGCTGGGCGCCTGCCTCGCCATCGTTGCGGCCGCCGCCGGCTACATCGGCCTGCGCGAAGCGCCGCCCGAGACCGCCGCGCTTGCCGCCACCCAGATCGACGCGCGGCGCGAGCTGACGCCCGCCGAACAAGGCATCTACGCGGACCTGCGCGTGGCCTACGACGAGATCGCGTTCGCCGTGCAGGCCGGCGAACCCCTGCCTTCGGTGGCCGACCTGGCCGCGCAGGGGCTTCCTCCCTTTGTCGCCGACAACAGCACGGCGGCGCGCGGCGGACATGCCTGGCGCCTGCAGCGCCAGGCCGGCCACGCCATGTACCTGGGCCAGACCGCCGACGCCGCCCTGGCCGGATCGTTCCTGCTGCGCGCGCAAGGCGCGGGCGCCAAGGATGACCATGACCATGGCCACGACCATGGCAAGGCGGCCGATGCCCAGCCCGACGTCTGGCTGGCCCGCGACGCCGCGGCCCGCCTGCCCGACCCCGCCGACGACGCCGCCCTGGCCGCCGCCGGCTGGCGCCAGGTGGTCGCGCAGTTCGACGCCGGCGTGACCCGCCAGAACAAGCCCTGA